The Neodiprion virginianus isolate iyNeoVirg1 chromosome 5, iyNeoVirg1.1, whole genome shotgun sequence genome contains a region encoding:
- the LOC124306498 gene encoding ras-like GTP-binding protein Rho1 isoform X1, whose translation MGCIVGRRLGPDDTGYPGSGFMAAIRKKLVIVGDGACGKTCLLIVFSKDQFPEVYVPTVFENYVADIEVDSKQVELALWDTAGQEDYDRLRPLSYPDTDVILMCFSIDSPDSLENIPEKWTPEVKHFCPNVPIILVGNKKDLRNDPGTIKELGKMKQEPVKPEEGRAMAEKINAFAYLECSAKSKEGVREVFETATRAALQVKKKKKGRCRLL comes from the exons ATGGGATGCATTGTGGGCCGGAGACTCGGCCCTGACGATACTGGGTACCCTGGATCAG GATTCATGGCGGCTATAAGAAAGAAACTGGTGATCGTGGGTGATGGTGCCTGTGGTAAAACTTGTCTCCTGATCGTTTTTAGCAAAGATCAATTCCCCGAGGTTTATGTACCtaccgtatttgaaaattatgtcgCGGACATCGAAGTGGACAGCAAACAG GTCGAACTAGCCCTTTGGGACACGGCTGGTCAGGAGGATTACGACAGGCTTCGTCCACTGTCTTATCCGGACACAGACGTTATTCTGATGTGTTTCTCCATCGACAGTCCCGATTCCTTGGAGAACATTCCCGAAAAATGGACACCAGAGGTCAAACATTTTTGTCCCAATGTGCCGATAATATTGGTCGGTAACAAAAAAGACCTTCGTAATGATCCCGGTACAATTAAAGAActtggaaaaatgaaacaagagCCAGTTAAACCTGAAGAAGGACGTGCAATGGCCGAAAAAATTAATGCCTTCGCATACCTAGAGTGTTCTGCCAAAAGCAAGGAGGGAGTGCGGGAAGTTTTTGAAACAGCAACCAGAGCTGCGTTGCAG gtgaagaagaagaagaagggaaGGTGTAGGCTTCTTTAA
- the LOC124306498 gene encoding ras-like GTP-binding protein Rho1 isoform X2: MAAIRKKLVIVGDGACGKTCLLIVFSKDQFPEVYVPTVFENYVADIEVDSKQVELALWDTAGQEDYDRLRPLSYPDTDVILMCFSIDSPDSLENIPEKWTPEVKHFCPNVPIILVGNKKDLRNDPGTIKELGKMKQEPVKPEEGRAMAEKINAFAYLECSAKSKEGVREVFETATRAALQVKKKKKGRCRLL, translated from the exons ATGGCGGCTATAAGAAAGAAACTGGTGATCGTGGGTGATGGTGCCTGTGGTAAAACTTGTCTCCTGATCGTTTTTAGCAAAGATCAATTCCCCGAGGTTTATGTACCtaccgtatttgaaaattatgtcgCGGACATCGAAGTGGACAGCAAACAG GTCGAACTAGCCCTTTGGGACACGGCTGGTCAGGAGGATTACGACAGGCTTCGTCCACTGTCTTATCCGGACACAGACGTTATTCTGATGTGTTTCTCCATCGACAGTCCCGATTCCTTGGAGAACATTCCCGAAAAATGGACACCAGAGGTCAAACATTTTTGTCCCAATGTGCCGATAATATTGGTCGGTAACAAAAAAGACCTTCGTAATGATCCCGGTACAATTAAAGAActtggaaaaatgaaacaagagCCAGTTAAACCTGAAGAAGGACGTGCAATGGCCGAAAAAATTAATGCCTTCGCATACCTAGAGTGTTCTGCCAAAAGCAAGGAGGGAGTGCGGGAAGTTTTTGAAACAGCAACCAGAGCTGCGTTGCAG gtgaagaagaagaagaagggaaGGTGTAGGCTTCTTTAA